The Bernardetia sp. ABR2-2B DNA window ATGATGTGTTTCTGCTCATGAAAATTAGTATGGATTTGACAGTATTATTTTATAAAAATAGCTCAAAGAATACACTTGATTTAGTTTACAAATATACATAAAAGACTTTCTAGTCTCTATTTCGTTTCTAATAATTTATTAAACTAACATATATAAGTTGTCTTTATAATTAGTTTTGAGCAATTTTGTATTTAATTTAAAAGTAATATTTATTCATTAGCTCAAATCAATATGAATTTTTCTATAAAAATAGGAAGTATTTTGTCTTTCCTAGTAGTTTTTATCTCACTACCTTCATTTGCTCAAGAGGAAACAGAAAAAAAGCTAATCAACTCACGCCCAAAGCTAGTTATCGGAATCGTTGTCGACCAAATGCGTTATGATTATTTGTATCGTTTTTATGACCAATATTCTGAAAATGGCTTCAAAAGGCTTTTGAATGATGGCTTTTCTTGTGAAAACACACATTATAATTACACTCCAACAAATACAGCTCCTGGTCATGCTTCTATTTTTACAGGAGCAACTCCGACCAATCACGGAATAATAAATAACAATTGGTACAGCAGAACAGAAAATAGGAAGTTTTATTGTGCAGAAGATAAGACAGTAAAAGGTTTAGGAACTCCAAATCCAGATGACAAGCAGGGACAAATGTCGCCTCTTAACCTCAAAACAAGTACAATTACTGATGAGCTACGATTAGCAACCAATCAGAAAGCAAAAGTAGTGGGTGTTTCTATCAAAGATAGAAGTGCCATTATGCCAGCAGGACATATTCCAAACGGTGCTTATTGGCATGATGCAAGTTCTGGGAAGATGATTAGCAGCACTTATTATTTTGAAGAATTACCAAAATGGGTAAATGACTTTAATGACAAGAAACTACCAGATGCGTATATAAAAAAAGGTTGGGAGTTGCTTTTTCCTTTAGCAAATTATACAGGAAGTTTTGCAGATGAGAATAAATATGAAGCAAATCCAACGAAGGAGAAAAAAGCAACTTTCCCTTATTTTATTGAGGAATTTGATGCAGAAAAAAAATACAGGCAGTTTCCTTATACTGCTCTTGCCAATAGCTTTTTGAAAGATTTTGCTGAAACTGCAATTTTGAGTGAGAAACTAGGAGAAGATGAGATTACTGATTTTCTGACACTTAGTTTTTCGGCAACTGATTATGTAGGACATCGTTACGGAATTTATTCAGTAGAAGTTCAAGATACTTATTTGAGGTTGGATAGAGAATTAGCTACTTTTTTTGAGTTTTTGGATAAAAATGTAGGAGAGGGAGAATATACACTTTTCTTGACAGCCGACCACGCAGGTGCGCCTACGCCTTCACATTTGCATGATTTACAGTTTGATGCTGATTATTTAGAGTGGAAGCCTATGAAAGATAGCTTGAATAACTTTTTAGAAAAAGCGTATGGAGAAGGAGATTTTGTAAGTTATCTCAGCGATCAAGATGTATACCTGAATAGAGAATTATTACTTGAAAGAAAAATTTCACTTCAAGAAGTTCAACAAAAGACGAGAGATTTTTTACTTACACAAAAAGGAATTTCTCAAGCCATTACAGCAACAGAGCTGAGTAAGCAAATTCAGAGAACAGGTTTCATGCAACTTATTCAAAACGGATTTAATCCAAGACTTTCACCTGATGTAGCTTTTCTTTATCAATCAGGGCATATGGATTCCTATTATAAAAAAGGTGGAACTAATCACGGAACTCCTTATACGTATGACACGCAAGTTCCACTTTTATTTTTTGGTAAAAATATCAAACAAGGAAACACCTATCGCAGAGTAGAAATTACAGATATTGCTGCTACTTTAGCTTCTCTATTAAAACTCCAACAACCAAGTGGTTGCATAGGAAATCCTATTGTAGAGATTTTGGAATGA harbors:
- the pafA gene encoding alkaline phosphatase PafA — its product is MNFSIKIGSILSFLVVFISLPSFAQEETEKKLINSRPKLVIGIVVDQMRYDYLYRFYDQYSENGFKRLLNDGFSCENTHYNYTPTNTAPGHASIFTGATPTNHGIINNNWYSRTENRKFYCAEDKTVKGLGTPNPDDKQGQMSPLNLKTSTITDELRLATNQKAKVVGVSIKDRSAIMPAGHIPNGAYWHDASSGKMISSTYYFEELPKWVNDFNDKKLPDAYIKKGWELLFPLANYTGSFADENKYEANPTKEKKATFPYFIEEFDAEKKYRQFPYTALANSFLKDFAETAILSEKLGEDEITDFLTLSFSATDYVGHRYGIYSVEVQDTYLRLDRELATFFEFLDKNVGEGEYTLFLTADHAGAPTPSHLHDLQFDADYLEWKPMKDSLNNFLEKAYGEGDFVSYLSDQDVYLNRELLLERKISLQEVQQKTRDFLLTQKGISQAITATELSKQIQRTGFMQLIQNGFNPRLSPDVAFLYQSGHMDSYYKKGGTNHGTPYTYDTQVPLLFFGKNIKQGNTYRRVEITDIAATLASLLKLQQPSGCIGNPIVEILE